The Anaeromyxobacter sp. Fw109-5 genomic interval TCCCAGCCCAGCTCCCCGATGCGCTTGCGGACCTTCCCGAGCGCGTCGCGGACGTCGCTGTCCCCCTCGGCCTGGAGGTAGGTGTCCTCGGGGCCCGGGCCGTCGTCCTCGATGCGCTCGAGGTGGGTGGCGTCACCCTCCTCGTCGATCGCGCTGTCGAGCGACAGGTCCGGCTGCGCCACGGTCCCGCTCTGCGGCCGGACGGTGGAGCGCGCCTCCTTGAGGTACTTCCCGATGTAGGCGCGGATCCACCACACGGCGTAGGTGGAGAACCGCGTCCCGGCGTGCGGATCGAACTTCTCGACGGCGCGCATGAGGCCGACGTTCCCCTCCTGGATCAGGTCGTCCAGGCGGACCGTGCCTCGGCGCTGCTTGCGCGCGATCGCCACCACGAACGCGAGGTTGTGGCGGACGAGCTTCTGCTTCGCGCGGACATCGCCCTTCCGCGCGCGGAGCGCGAGCGCGTGCTCCTCGTCGCGGCTCAGCGGCGGAAAGTCGCGGACCGCCTTGAGGTAAGGAGCGAGTTCCTCGAACTCCCTGCTGCTCTTCTGAGTGGTCGCCATCCTCATGTACCGATTGCCCCTCTCGCCTGCGTCAGAGCGCCCCGGGTAGGTTACGTAACGTGACTTTATTAAGATAGACTCAACAGGTCAAGTATCCCACAGATGCCCGAAGACCCTGGAAGTCTTCGGTGGATGAGGGAAGCCGCACACCACGCAAGTACCGAGCGACGCAGAATATGAACACGATACGGGAGTTGGCATTTCGCGCCCGCACGCCTGCTCCCCTGATCCCCGGACAAGTCCCGGAAATTGCTCCACATCAAGTCCGGTAATGGCCCCATTCGGGAAACACCAAGGGTGCGGCCTCGTATCGCAAGTGGCTGCTTACCAGTCCGAAACGGTGGGTGGTCGCACCTCGAAAAGATAAGGGCCCGGCCCCACCTGGGACCGGGCCCTCATGCTGGGCACCGTAGCGGTCGCCTGACGGCCGGAGCTACTCCTCCCCGCTCGCGACGGCGAGGGCCTCCTCCGCCTCCTCCACCGCGTCGACCGGGGTCTCGACCTCGATGTCGAGGTGCTTGTAGTGCGGCAGGCCGGTGCCGGCCGGGATGAGCCGGCCCATGATGACGTTCTCCTTGAGGCCGCGGAGGTGATCGACCTTGCCGCTGATGGCGGCCTCGGTCAGCACCTTCGTCGTCTCCTGGAAGGACGACGCCGAGATGAACGACTCGGTGGAGAGCGACGCCTTGGTGATGCCGAGCAGCAGCGGCTCGCCCTGGGCCGGGCGGCCACCCGCCGTGATCACCTTGTCGTTCTCCTCCTCGAACACGAACTTCTCCACCTGCTCGTCCGCGAGGAAGTTGGTGTCGCCCACGTCGACGATCCGCACGCGGCGCAGCATCTGCCGGACGATCGTCTCGATGTGCTTGTCGTTGATCTTCACGCCCTGGAGCCGGTAGACCTCCTGCACCTCGTCCACCAGCCAGCGGGCCAGCTCCTTCTCGCCGAGCACGCGGAGGATGTCGTGCGGGTTGGCGGCGCCGTCCATGAGCGCCTCGCCCGCCCG includes:
- a CDS encoding RNA polymerase sigma factor RpoD/SigA, with amino-acid sequence MRMATTQKSSREFEELAPYLKAVRDFPPLSRDEEHALALRARKGDVRAKQKLVRHNLAFVVAIARKQRRGTVRLDDLIQEGNVGLMRAVEKFDPHAGTRFSTYAVWWIRAYIGKYLKEARSTVRPQSGTVAQPDLSLDSAIDEEGDATHLERIEDDGPGPEDTYLQAEGDSDVRDALGKVRKRIGELGWDIVHNRLEQDQPRTLEEIGKRWGVSRERVRQVELKTKQFLHRYLQPAERDAA